In Drosophila teissieri strain GT53w chromosome 2R, Prin_Dtei_1.1, whole genome shotgun sequence, the following proteins share a genomic window:
- the LOC122613771 gene encoding glutathione S-transferase 1-like encodes MTDKIVLYGMDISPPVRACKLTLRALNLDYEYRELDLLAGDHCKDEFLKKNPQHTVPLLEDNGALIWDSHAIAGYLVDKYAKSDELYPRDLVLRAQVDQRLYFDASILFMSLRNVSIPYFIRQVRLVPKEKVDNIKDAYGHLENFLGDNPYLTGSQLTIADFCCGATASSLAAVLDLDEERYPKVAAWLERLSKLPHCEEDHLRGLKKYISLLKPVLKLE; translated from the coding sequence ATGACGGATAAAATAGTTTTGTATGGCATGGACATAAGTCCGCCAGTTCGCGCCTGCAAACTGACTTTGCGAGCCTTGAACTTGGACTATGAATACAGGGAGTTGGATCTGCTGGCAGGAGATCACTGCAAGGATGAGTTCCTTAAGAAGAACCCGCAGCACACCGTGCCACTTCTCGAAGATAATGGAGCCCTCATCTGGGACTCACATGCGATTGCTGGCTACTTGGTGGACAAGTACGCCAAGTCGGATGAGTTATATCCCAGGGATCTGGTGTTGCGCGCTCAGGTGGATCAGCGTTTGTACTTTGATGCCAGCATCCTGTTTATGTCGCTGCGCAATGTTAGTATACCCTATTTTATTCGCCAAGTGAGACTGGTTCCCAAGGAAAAGGTGGACAACATCAAAGATGCTTATGGCCACTTGGAGAACTTTCTGGGGGATAATCCCTATTTGACTGGGTCGCAACTGACCATAGCAGATTTCTGCTGCGGAGCCACTGCATCCTCACTGGCCGCTGTCCTTGATCTCGATGAGGAAAGGTATCCCAAGGTGGCTGCTTGGCTCGAACGCCTCTCAAAGTTGCCCCATTGTGAGGAGGACCATCTGCGGGGCTTGAAGAAGTACATCAGTTTGTTGAAACCCGTCTTAAAGTTGGAGTAA
- the LOC122613463 gene encoding glutathione S-transferase 1-like, giving the protein MSSSGIVLYGTDLSPCVRAVKLTLKALDLDYEYKEVNLLTGEHMSEDFLRKNPQHTVPVLDDNGTVLWDSHAIAAYLADKYAKSDELYPKDLAKRAVINQRLFFEASVIYPGLANVVGPFWTTGCTEVAQEKLDSIHRGLKLLETFLDSSSYLVGDSLTLADLLSGPTVSALRAAVDIEPVEYPKVAAWLDRLNQIPFYKAINEEPVQGYVAFLRSKWTKLGA; this is encoded by the coding sequence AAGTCCCTGTGTGAGGGCTGTCAAACTGACCCTCAAGGCTCTGGATCTGGACTACGAGTACAAGGAGGTGAATCTGCTAACGGGTGAGCACATGAGCGAGGATTTCCTGCGGAAGAATCCCCAGCACACGGTACCGGTGCTCGATGATAATGGAACAGTGCTCTGGGACTCCCATGCCATTGCCGCCTACTTGGCGGACAAGTATGCCAAGTCGGATGAACTGTATCCCAAGGATCTGGCCAAGCGGGCGGTCATCAATCAACGCCTCTTCTTCGAAGCCAGCGTAATCTATCCTGGGTTGGCCAACGTAGTGGGTCCCTTCTGGACCACAGGATGCACTGAGGTGGCGCAGGAGAAGTTGGACTCCATTCATCGGGGTCTAAAGCTGCTGGAGACCTTCCTGGACAGCAGCTCATACCTGGTGGGTGATTCGCTGACCCTGGCCGACCTGCTCTCCGGACCCACAGTTAGTGCCCTCCGCGCTGCCGTCGACATCGAGCCAGTAGAGTACCCCAAGGTAGCCGCTTGGCTGGATCGCCTCAATCAGATTCCCTTCTACAAGGCGATCAACGAGGAGCCGGTCCAGGGCTACGTCGCCTTCCTTCGCAGCAAGTGGACCAAACTGGGTGCCTAA